In the Candidatus Saccharibacteria bacterium oral taxon 488 genome, one interval contains:
- a CDS encoding DUF3048 domain-containing protein produces MHIKNPRPATAAQKPTVKSAKLEPASPNAPAKKRSLAQWCKKHLWAIVLITASLVIAGIFIVAINSVQHDGGLPFFAAKKKPTKFYSPLTGLEVADEAATKQPVTAVMIENSPDARPQSGLSGAGIVYEAVAEGGITRFLAVYQGAKPGLIGPVRSLRLYYLSWGAQYQASIAHVGGSPNALDTVRSGSYRDIDQFFNGGSYWRVSDRRAPHNVYTSGEKLDALNASKGFKESSFTGFKRGDGKPAETPNATTIQLNFSSGTYNTAYAYDKTTNTYKRSLAGAPHADREGGQIAPRVVIALEAPVERRVGPDGYEDTVTIGSGKATVFQNGTATAITWKKDSLTAPLKLLDENGKDFTLNRGQTWIGVFTPGRGSVTWR; encoded by the coding sequence ATGCACATCAAGAATCCTCGCCCAGCCACCGCGGCCCAAAAACCGACGGTAAAATCAGCTAAACTTGAGCCGGCATCACCAAACGCCCCGGCCAAAAAACGCTCGCTTGCCCAGTGGTGTAAAAAGCACTTGTGGGCGATTGTCCTCATCACCGCCTCGCTGGTTATCGCCGGTATTTTCATCGTCGCTATCAATTCTGTCCAGCACGACGGTGGTCTGCCGTTTTTCGCCGCTAAGAAAAAGCCAACCAAATTCTACTCACCACTCACCGGCCTTGAAGTCGCTGATGAAGCAGCCACCAAGCAGCCCGTCACCGCCGTCATGATCGAGAACAGCCCCGACGCTCGCCCGCAGTCCGGCCTTTCGGGAGCCGGCATCGTCTACGAGGCGGTTGCCGAGGGCGGCATCACCCGCTTTCTCGCCGTTTATCAGGGCGCCAAGCCCGGCCTCATCGGCCCAGTTCGTAGCCTCCGCCTCTATTACCTCAGCTGGGGCGCACAGTATCAAGCCTCCATCGCCCACGTCGGCGGCAGCCCGAACGCTCTCGATACCGTTCGCAGCGGCAGTTACCGCGACATCGACCAGTTCTTTAACGGCGGCAGTTATTGGCGAGTTAGCGACCGCCGTGCCCCACACAATGTCTACACATCCGGTGAGAAACTTGATGCCCTCAACGCCAGCAAGGGCTTTAAAGAATCATCATTTACCGGCTTCAAGCGTGGCGATGGCAAACCGGCCGAAACACCGAACGCCACTACCATCCAGCTCAATTTTAGCAGCGGCACCTACAACACCGCCTATGCTTATGACAAAACGACCAACACCTACAAACGCTCGCTAGCTGGCGCACCGCACGCCGACCGGGAAGGCGGCCAGATCGCCCCGCGCGTTGTCATCGCCCTCGAAGCGCCCGTCGAGCGACGCGTCGGTCCGGACGGCTACGAGGACACTGTCACCATTGGCTCAGGCAAGGCAACCGTCTTCCAAAACGGTACTGCTACCGCCATCACCTGGAAGAAAGACAGTCTCACCGCACCGCTCAAACTGCTTGACGAAAACGGCAAAGACTTTACCCTGAATCGCGGCCAAACATGGATCGGCGTCTTTACGCCCGGGCGGGGATCCGTCACGTGGCGATGA